Genomic window (Octopus bimaculoides isolate UCB-OBI-ISO-001 chromosome 28, ASM119413v2, whole genome shotgun sequence):
TCAAGAAATGTATAAGATTATTTATCTGCTGTTGCCTTATGAGgatattattcaagtttattATGCTCGTAGTGTAGTGTGTGACCGTCGCTGTTATTTTTGATACTGCTAATTGCTCTGTATAGTTTAAAGTTAGTTTTATAGTTGGATAAAAATATTTGTCAGATTTCTGTTTTCCTATAGCTTcccttttgttgttatttccccGATGCCAACTTACATTTTCTCTGTGAGTCGTTTTGGAGTAATGTGTTTGAGATTGTGTCTTTTTTCATATGAGGTCAGCTATTTCTGGCGTTCAGTTTGTAAGAATTTTTTCTGAGCTATTTTCTGAACATAACGTGAAAGTCATGTGCAGTGATAAAACCTCTAAGTTCTATAAATGTGTTTTTAATATAGTTGATGTAGTGTAGATTTTTAGAATTTTTGTACGAAGCACTGTATTCTGTCATCTCTATGTTGGTGATAGAAAtgtttttgaattttgaaaaagttAATCTGTTTCTtgatggaacttattttatcttgCGTTTTTGAAGTTcttaaaggtgtttttttttcttccccaatATGCGAATGTATCAAGATAATTGATAGAAAAGTTGAAGAATTATTTATAGCTAGTTATGGCAGCTATCTGTGCGGGCCAAAGTGAATTGCCTGAGGAAGATCTGCTGCAATTGAAGTGAAGAGGTACGTGTGGTAGTGTAGATTATTTATGATATAAAAGAGATTTAATAGAGAAATTATTGTTTTACGATGTATGAGTAGTTTATCATGAATTTATTGCTTCCGCTTTGTGGTCCATTTGAAACCAGGCAGCATTGAGTGGCTGAATGTCTCTCCCAAAGTGACTTTCAAGCATTCAATTTCAAAACAGATCTGTTGTTAAACAACATTattaacgacaacaacatcaaaaacaacagccAGAAAAAAGGTTTATTTATACACAAAGGAGGACATGTAAATTAAAAAGGAGCGTAGTGATTAAGAGGTAATGGTGGTATAGAATTATTCCAGAACACACCATAAGTTCCGTATGAGTCTTCAAGTGTTCTTTCGTTGTATTCACAAGTGGTTTCGTTAAAGTGGGAAGACATGTCGGATATGAATCTGATAaacaatacatacgtatacgtatatacacagctgtctatctatctatctatctatctatctatctatctatctatctatctatctatctatctatgtgtccctctaataacactcacacacaatttatacgcacacacatacacatacatacatacatatatgtgtgtacatacacgcacatacatacacatatatatgcctatatacacacatctgcatatattcatatatgcatatggttatatgtatatacatatgtctacacgcgcatacaaacatacatacacatgagtgcactctgtatatgtacttatataaatgtaattatattgaaatttagaggtaatacttgacaattgtaagcacctgtgtattccacctagtggttgcggtgaaggaataaattgtaaatccaaaagaaaaaaaataacaacaaaactacaaaggattccgcggtacacgtgtttcaagctttacatgtgtataatataatatgtgtataatttacaatgcaaagctatcctcagccgcaaaaattatttctctcccaggaaattataccacctcggcgttgaagtaggaagaaaggtgtgatgtaagaggtgaagatcctttcggtattctgtatagtactatacagaataccgaaaggatcttcacctcttacatcacacctttcttcctacttcaacgccgaggtggtataatttcctggaagagaaataatttttgcggctgaggatagctttgcattgtaaattatacacatattatattatacacatgtaaagctTGANNNNNNNNNNCTACTTCAACGCCGAGGTGGTATAATTTtctgggagagaaataatttttgcggctgaggatagctttgcattgtaaattatacacatattatattatacacatgtaaagcttgaaacacgtgtaccgcggaatcctttgtagttttattgttattttttggatttacaatttaaatgtaattatatgtatatgcacaaatgccaactcgcacgcgcgcactcacataccCGCACACATCTCTTATGGTGCGTTTTTAAAAGTGCTTTGTTTTCTTCCCCGATATGCGACTGTATCATGATAATAGACAGAAAAGTTGAAGAACTATTTATAGCGCAGGAATGGCCGTGTGGTAGGTAGTttgcttaccagtcacatggttctgagttcagtcccactgcgtggcaccttgggcaagtgtcttctacaatagcctcgggtcgaccaaagccttgtgagtggatttggtacatggaaactgaaagaagcctgtcgtatgcgtgtgtgtgtgtgtgtgtgtgtgNNNNNNNNNNNNNNNNNNNNNNNNNNNNNNNNNNNNNNNNNNNNNNNNNNNNNNNNNNNNNNNNNNNNNNNNNNNNNNNNNNNNNNNNNNNNNNNNNNNNNNNNNNNNNNNNNNNNNNNNNNNNNNNNNNNNNNNNNNNNNNNNNNNNNNNNNNNNNNNNNNNNNNNNNNNNNNNNNNNNNNNNNNNNNNNNNNNNNNNNNNNNNNNNNNNNNNNNNNNNNNNNNNNNNNNNNNNNNNNNNNNNNNNNNNNNNNNNNNNNNNNNNNNNNNNNNNNNNNNNNNNNNNNNNNNNNNNNNNNNNNNNNNNNNNNNNNNNNNNNNNNNNNNNNNNNNNNNNNNNNNNNNNNNNNNNNNNNNNNNNNNNNNNNNNNNNNNNNNNNNNNNNNNNNNNNNNNNNNNNNNNNNNNNNNNNNNNNNNNNNNNNNNNNNNNNNNNNNNNNNNNNNNNNNNNNNNNNNNNNNNNNNNNNNNNNNNNNNNNNNNNNNNNNNNNNNNNNNNNNNNNNNNNNNNNNNNNNNNNNNNNNNNNNNNNNNNNNNNNNNNNNNNNNNNNNNNNNNNNNNNNNNNNNNNNNNNNNNNNNNNNNNNNNNNNNNNNNNNNNNNNNNNNNNNNNNNNNNNNNNNNNNNNNNNNNNNNNNNNNNNNNNNNNNNNNNNNNNNNNNNNNNNNNNNNNtgtgtgtgtgtgtgtgtgtgtgtgtgtatacgtgcagaGGTATGTGTGAGAGCAACATGGCTGAGAAGTttagtttgttttgcaaccatttCCATCCTATTTGGGCAAATATTTTTCGTTCACAAAAAGCAGGCGAACAGACCTCTCGAGGCCAGTCAGATGTCAAATGGGAAAATGTGGTAAGATAGAGATGATGTCAGAGTTCGCCACTTCTAGCCGACCTTTCATGTATAGTTTTCTCGTGAAACTGTCTCGGTTCTTGTGCACCTTAGATCTAGATCAAACGAGATCCGAGCTATTGAACTGGTTCATCCGTCCAGCGACCCACAACGTTGTAGGACATGGGCCTGTCACTCCAAGGGCCGAACGGGAGGTCCGCCGGCTTTACCTGGTTATTCTTGGGGTGGAGCTTGGTATGTAATAATGTTTCAGTAACGTAGCCCGTATATGACGAGACTGACATTTCGCATCCTACTTTGACAAGATAATCTTAGTGCCTTTCCAAAACATAGGACGAGGCAGGTTTATTCTATAGCCTCTACAAAATTACATGACCTTTTTTTCTCTGTCCCATAGAATAATATCAGTTCTGTTGCATTTTCACTAGATTGCTATATTTATTGAAGATTTAAACCAACATGTGATATTTTTAAAGATCTTGATACGTTGTAGTTTTCGTTCTGGAGTGACGATAAGTATTTGATTGTTACGAGTTTTATTggacaaaaaggatgaaaggcaaagtctactttgGTCGAATTTGAGCTCAGGGCGTAAAAGGCTTTAACTAAATTCAGTAAGCTCTAAGGATTCTTCTACCTAACAACTGCTCCTGAAATAATACTAATAGCAAtaactgtttctgatttaggcacaaaaccagcaattttgaagggggAGTATTagtcgattccattgaccccagttcttgtTTGGTACaatatcaaccccgaaagtataAAAGACAAGTCGACCTGGacgagatttgatctcagaaggaAAAGAACCGGAAATAATGCCAATAATCATTTTGTCTGCCGAcggtgctaacgactctgctagctcatcgcagaataacaacaataacaatgatttcaaaatttggcacaatgccagcaatttcgaagcagacagcaagtcgattacatggaccccagtgttcaactgatacttattgcatcaaccccgaaaggatgaaaagtaaagtcgaccccagcggcatttgaactcagaatgtaaagacggacgaaatgctgctaagcattccgcctgacgtgctaacgattctgccagctcaacgccttaataataatgataataataataataacaacaacaacaacaacaacaacaataataataataataataataataataataataataataataataataataataataataataNNNNNNNNNNNNNNNNNNNNNNNNNNNNNNNNNNNNNNNNNNNNNNNNNNNNNNNNNNNNNNNNNNNNNNNNNNNNNNNNNNNNNNNNNNNNNNNNNNNNNNNNNNNNNNNNNNNNNNNNNNNNNNNNNNNNNNNNNNNNNNNNNNNNNNNNNNNNNNNNNNNNNNNNNNNNNNNNNNNNNNNNNNNNNNNNNNNNNNNNNNNNNNNNNNNNNNNNNNNNNNNNNNNNNNNNNNNNNNNNNNNNNNNNNNNNNNNNNNNNNNNNNNNNNNNNNNNNNNNNNNNNNNNNNNNNNNNNNNNNNNNNNNNNNNNNNNNNNNNNNNNNNNNNNNNNNNNNNNNNNNNNNNNNNNNNNNNNNNNNNNNtatatatatatatatatatatatagatatatatatatatacatacatacatacatatatatatatatacatatatatatatatgtatatatatatacatacatacattcacacatgggGGATCGTGATTACTAGAGATTGCTAGCGCGGCGTGAAGTCTGTGGCCGCTTGAAGACGTCTCATTTgcatttacaaacatatttacacacgtgtTGTCCTGTGCTAAGCATTTGACAGGATATCCACCATATGAACATTTTAATTATGGGTCTACTCGGTTACTATTGGTCTTACATGAACAaaagcaactgcaacaacagtgTAAAAATCATTGTTCAGATAAATTGTCTTGGTTCCTTACATAATCTATAACACAATAAATTCGTCAAACACTTCACTACTCttcgcacacgcatgcatacacacacgtacgcacacgcgcgcgctcacacatccTGAAAATCAAAATCAGATAAAGGACACATATGTTAATATAGCTCTACACACACCTAACAATGCAAGATGGTCACGGCTTGAGCAATTTTGATGACACGTCGACTAGATTGTAGCTGACCTGGCACAAAACAACATCGCCGACAGTAATAATATAACATTCATTGTGATCGAACACACAAATTCTGTGTAGACATATATCTAAGACACAGCTGTTTCTGTAATCATATATTTAAGACAAAATTATTCattgagtcatatatatataatcacaataaGTCATGTAATCATACATCTAAGTCACAACAGGTCCTAGAATcatatatttaaacatcaaaGTCATAATTGTTCATATAATCATATGTGATATCGAACTACTCTGACGTCGTATGTGTATAATCTCGTAATCTCAGAttgtacattaaatatatatatagaaagaaagatacacacacacacatatatatattgatagatagatagatagatagatagatagatagatagatagatagatagatagatagatagatagatagatagatagatagataggtaggtaggtaggtaggtaggtaggtaggtaggtaggtagatagatagatagatagatagatagatagatagatagatagatagatagatagatagatagacagaaaagtgAATTGgtagatgaatatataaacatacaaaaactcacGTTTAAGCAAAAATAGCTCACACAATCTCACACACTCATGAGCATATAAAACATTCagaccaacacacaaacacacacacacacacacacacacaatatacagaccaaatcacacacatacacacagaacataaacatagacatagaCGCAATAACTCATACATACtaatctatgcacacacacatatatacaataagagGAACCACCACCATTTCCATCATCGCTATTACTACCACAACATTACCAAAACTACCACCTGAACGGACACTGGTACTTCAACAGTAACTTGccgccactatcatcaccaccacgaccaccactatcaCACTTGCACGCTGTCACGtcacaataaccaccaccaacacactacctccactattatcattatcaacatcatcatcttgatAGAATATTTAGTGTAtaagtctgtttgtgtgtgagtgtgtgtgtattcctataTTTTCTGCCTCAAATAATACAAGGATATAACATAGTAGTTAAAcggagaagacaaagagaaagagaggagaaagaggggatgagaaagtgaaaaagaaggaaaattgatatctatgtgtatgagagaaagggggagagagagtgtgggagtgagagagaaagaaggagagaaggatTTGAATGTCAAGTGTAGTTGACCATAAAAGAAAATCGACACGCCTCCAGTTTTTTaagccacatacacatacacacacacacacattacacgcatacatatatacacatacatacaaacatttatatactcatacatcGATGTTCCAGTGTGGCTTTGGTAGTGACGGCTTAGACAAGTTAAAGACGTAAAGAACACGcacttacaaatacacattcatatatatatatatataacagagagtgagaaagaaagaaagaaagaaagaaagaaagaaaggaattggtgatgagaaaggaagagattgAACAAAGTGCTTACTGAGTGGAACTGAATCAAGTGAAGTGAATTTGAGTGTAATGGATTGAGTGTTATGCATATATCCCGAGCGATAACGATAAGGAACTAATTGATACAGCAATTGACATTTTGCAAGTGTGCGCAATATTGGAAACTACTTCTAAGCTGTCAGTCATAAATTCTGTTTCCTacacaccaaaaaaaacaaaaaaacaaaaacaaaagcccaCACCCGCATAGCATAcgcagtttttgttttttcttaatactGTCAACACACATAACACGCCATTGCAATAAAGGTTGAGGATCGATACGTTGGGATCTATAATACACAAAGTGATTCGAGGAGCATATACATTCGCACCACAtgcgcacgcgctcacacacgcacgcacatgctcacacaaacacacacacacacacaaacacactcatacaccacaCTCAcgaggaaataaatatatgagtataagaGCAGACAAGTAAACGTTGCGTGTGATctgaagttttatatatatatacacacatccatccatacatacaaacatacatacatatatatttatatatatatatatatatatatatatcttatatacttttatatatctacatattacaatatcatatacgcatacacacataacaggcgtacacagatacgtacatacgtatgtatgtatatatatatacacacatgcttacattaatatatatgtatataaaaaagtgaaatataacATCAAAACGCCTCACGATGTGGGCTAACAGCACAGACGACCCGGAGAACTTTACCAAACCGAATTGGATTCATATGACAATAATGATTGCCGTGACGGTTCTAATCTTGTTGTCATCTCTTTTCACTCTGGCCGTCATCGTTTACTCGAACGGTTACAGGTCATTACAGGGCATATTCATGATCTGTATAGCTTCGTCTAATTTATTAGTCGGCGTTTTGGTCACACCTGTCGGCATATTTCTCTCGCAAAACCCGGACTATCAAACGATCGAGAACATCTGTCCCGTGTCCTGCACCTCGCTCCTGTGGTCTGTCACTTTCGTTCTCTACTGCATCGGCTTCATGGCCCTGGAAAAGTACTTCAAAATCAAGTTATCTATTACCTACGTTAACCGGATTCGACCACTCTACGGTTGGATTGTAGCTTGTCTGACAGCCGTCGGCAGTGCCTTCGTCGTCGCCCTCCCGATAAAGCTTCAAGGTTCCGAGATGTTCCGTTTGTACTCTGACACCAGTTTTCTGTGCATCTTCAGCTACCAAGGTTTGGGCTATATTTCCACACCAGCCATCCTACTTAATATCGGTTCGCATTTGGCGCTCGGCCAACTTGTGCGTCATATCAAGCGCAACCCCAATCAAATGTGTCCATCGATGCCTCGCCGACTCAACCGCGACCTGACGGCAGCGAAAACCATTTCCATTTCACTCGGGATCTTTCTCTGCTCCTATATTCCTGCTACAGTCTGTATCTTCTTACGACAATACGTTGTCGTGGACATACCAAAACCAGTCTTTTTCGGAGTCACTTGGTTGACGATCTcaaacaatttctttatttccatcCTCTACTACCAACACAACAGTGTGTTCCGGTACAAGGCCCAGAAACTGATTCAAGTTATGTGTAATCCTTGCCAGTCATTGTTCTGCAGCAAGACGAACATTAAGGGCCTCTGGACATTTACTGATGTCAATGACCAACTAAGTTTATAACCattaggtatttatttattataattattataacaattttCATTGAATACGCCAAATATCTACCCATCTACCACCCCAAATTCATTCTCCTAGGTTGAGTTGATAAGATATATAACACTGATGGAGTTCACTTCCACCAACTATGTGCCTGTGTCCTTTAGACATCtttgattaaatgaaatttaaaatcattataatgATTTTTGTGTCATTGAATACAATATCTATCATTACATTGGTTAAAAATTAACCTGTCCTTCTTCCAGagtcggattcgataaaataatcaGTATATCAGTCAGTTTTTAGAGAGAAAAGCGTTCATCTTAATCAAAATATGCGCCATTGCAtagagatttttatatttttttatgtttgacaTTGTCAAGCGAACTTCTACACAACCACCAGGGGCATCCTCCTTTTCCtgaggtgtgcatgtgtgcgcgtgcgcgcagtTAAGTCCTTTAATAAGTATTTTAAATAATCTTCCAGTTCTACAGTCGTTACTATTTGCACCAAAGCTTATCTTCACTGAGTACATGTACGAAGAGGGAGGTGCATCCTTTTTAAATCTTCAAAAACTTCCTAgagtgctaacgactctgccagctcacagccttaataataataataataataataataataataataataataataataataataataataatatgcagtaccaggcagtggcacTCATGGATTGAGATGTACGTTTTttatcttggtgtaaaagatgggctacaacaaatgtTCTGCTCAGTAGTACAGATTTACTTGTCGATTGTTTGACTTTAACCTGTTGATCATG
Coding sequences:
- the LOC106878039 gene encoding G-protein coupled receptor 52 — encoded protein: MWANSTDDPENFTKPNWIHMTIMIAVTVLILLSSLFTLAVIVYSNGYRSLQGIFMICIASSNLLVGVLVTPVGIFLSQNPDYQTIENICPVSCTSLLWSVTFVLYCIGFMALEKYFKIKLSITYVNRIRPLYGWIVACLTAVGSAFVVALPIKLQGSEMFRLYSDTSFLCIFSYQGLGYISTPAILLNIGSHLALGQLVRHIKRNPNQMCPSMPRRLNRDLTAAKTISISLGIFLCSYIPATVCIFLRQYVVVDIPKPVFFGVTWLTISNNFFISILYYQHNSVFRYKAQKLIQVMCNPCQSLFCSKTNIKGLWTFTDVNDQLSL